In the genome of Phlebotomus papatasi isolate M1 chromosome 2, Ppap_2.1, whole genome shotgun sequence, one region contains:
- the LOC129803220 gene encoding membrane-bound alkaline phosphatase-like — MKWLQILLCLSIAILSYVEAQSENCAETDPEKCEKVKKEQGKGAGPKYEPTTPFLGYPWERTTEYWTNLGHQHVMDKIRRKPNENKAKNVVFFIGDGMSIPTLFATRVAMGGEETELSFEKFPYTGLSKTYCIDSQVAESACSGTAYMTGVKCNYNTLGVNGQVPYGDCHAANDPSTHVDSITKWALDAGLSAGLVTTTRVTHASPAAGYAHVSNRNWENDFEVREGGCNPKETLDIAQQLIYGPVGSRLSVILGGGRGHFRDAKLPDEEGGFGYRNDSRDLISEWLHYGQTKKRYVWNREGLLNLPSSTDKVLGLFEKSHLQYHLETQEMGTQATEPTLEEMTRTAINILSKNKKGFFLFVEGGKIDLAHHELMARAAIGETIEFQKAIQTARKMLSEEDSLIVVSSDHSHTMTVSGYPTRGNDIFGEVDNRMGYDNMPYMTLSYANGPLTSPQYPRYGRLNPDNSDFSKWSSHYPFLVPLDEETHGGDDVGVYASGPYSHLFTGVMEQTFIPHLMAYAACIGKGPKCCY, encoded by the exons ATGAAGTGGCTTCAGATTTTGTTGTGTCTTTCAATTGCGATATTATCTTATGTTGAAGCACAATCAGAGAATTGTGCAGAAACTGATcctgaaaaatgtgaaaaagtgaaaaaagagcAAGGAAAGGGTGCAGGACCAAAATATGAACCTACAACTCCATTTTTGGGATATCCATGGGAAAGAACTACTGAGTACTGGACTAACCTTGGTCATCAGCATGTTATGGACAAAATTAGACGAAAACCCAACGAAAACAAAGCAAAGAATGTAGTTTTCTTCATTGGTGATGGTATGAGTATTCCCACATTATTTGCTACTCGTGTGGCTATGGGTGGTGAGGAGACAGAGCTATCCTTTGAAAAATTCCCTTACACGGGTCTGTCTAAGACATACTGTATAGATTCCCAAGTTGCTGAATCTGCTTGTTCAGGAACCGCCTATATGACTGGAGTCAAGTGTAATTACAATACGCTTGGTGTTAATGGTCAGGTTCCTTATGGAGATTGCCATGCCGCAAATGATCCATCAACCCATGTTGATTCAATCACTAAATGGGCTCTGGATGCAGGATTATCGGCAGGATTGGTAACTACCACTAGAGTCACTCATGCATCTCCAGCAGCTGGTTACGCACATGTATCTAACAGAAATTGGGAGAATGACTTTGAAGTGCGTGAAGGTGGTTGCAATCCAAAAGAAACTTTAGATATTGCCCAGCAATTGATTTATGGGCCTGTTGGTTCCCGACTGAGTGTGATTCTAGGTGGAGGTAGGGGACATTTCCGGGATGCTAAGCTCCCAGATGAAGAAGGAGGGTTCGGATATCGTAATGACTCACGAGACCTAATTTCCGAATGGCTCCACTATGGTCAAACTAAGAAAAGATATGTGTGGAACCGTGAAGGCCTGCTAAACCTACCTTCGTCTACGGATAAAGTGTTGGGCCTATTTGAAAAATCTCATCTACAGTATCATCTAGAAACTCAGGAAATGGGAACTCAAGCTACTGAGCCGACTCTGGAAGAAATGACCAGGACTGCTATAAATATTCTAAGCAAGAATAAAAAAGGGTTCTTCCTGTTTGTCGAAGGTGGAAAAATCGATCTAGCACATCATGAACTCATGGCAAGAGCGGCAATTGGAGAGACTATTGAATTCCAAAAGGCCATACAGACTGCTAGGAAAATGCTGAGCGAAGAAGATTCACTAATTGTGGTATCCTCTGATCATTCTCATACTATGACTGTATCGGGATATCCT acaaGAGGAAACGACATTTTTGGAGAGGTAGACAACCGTATGGGATACGATAACATGCCTTATATGACCCTGAGTTACGCCAATGGACCTCTAACATCGCCGCAGTACCCAAGATATGGACGTTTGAATCCAGACAATTCGGATTTCAGCAAATGGTCATCACACTATCCATTTTTAGTACCCCTAGACGAAGAAACTCATGGAGGTGATGATGTAGGTGTCTATGCATCCGGACCCTACAGTCATCTCTTCACAGGGGTAATGGAACAAACTTTCATACCACATCTAATGGCATATGCAGCTTGTATAGGCAAGGGACCAAAATGCTGCTACTGA